Part of the Stackebrandtia endophytica genome is shown below.
GGTCGACAGCCGCGACATCGCGTTTCTCATCGTCGTCGGCCACGAACTCGCTCCCTACAGGTGAACCACTGAACAGGTCAAGGTGCGGGTAATACCCGACACCTGCTGTACTTTACTGACCACCAGTTTCCCCAACTCGTCGACGGTGTTGGCTTGGGTGAGTACCACCACGTCGTACGGGCCGGTCACCGAATCGACGTGCACGACACCGTCGAGCTGTTTGATGGCCAACGCGACGTCGCGAGCCCTGCCGACCTCGGTCTGGATCAGGATGTACGCCTGTACCACGACACTGACTCCTCTATCTGCTCATGAACGTGTCGGCGGCCCTTCCCCAGCCGCCCGACGTTCGATTCCGTGTTCGATCTCGCGGCCCGCCACCCACCAGCACGTCGAAAGACCATGCGCGCATCGACCACGCACGGTCTAGTTCATCGCATACCGCAACAGAACGCAACCATCCTGCGACGATCTCGTGCCATCAGTGTTCTCCCGAACGCCCACCTGACACGTTCCACCTCGAAACCGATTGTTTTCGGCCGGGTGGCGTGGGAAACGAGAGGGCATCAGTGAGACTAGGCGGGTGGAGAGTGAAGAAAGCGCACTGGCGCAAGCTGGAGAGTTCGGATTCATCGCCCGATTGACCGAACGCCTGGACCAGGGGGCGGGCGTCCGGCTCGGTCCCGGTGACGACGCCGCAGTAGTCGCCGCGCCCGACCGCAACGTCGTCGCCAGCACCGACATGCTGGTCGAGGGGCGGCACTTCCGCCGCGACTGGTCCACCGGCCTGGACGTGGGGCACAAGGCCGCCGCCGCCAACCTGGCCGACATCGCCGCAATGGGCGGCAAGGGCACTGCGCTGTTGGTGGGGTTGTGCGTTCCCGACGACATGCCGATGGGTTGGGCCGAGGACCTCGCCGACGGACTCACCGCCGAAGCCGCCCGGGTGGGAGCCTCGGTGGTGGGTGGCGACACGGTGGCCGGGCCGGTGTTGACCGTCGCCGTCACCGCGCTGGGGGATCTCCAGGGTCGAGAGGCGGTGACCCGCGCGGGTGCCAAGCCCGGCGACGTGCTGGCGGTCGCGGGTCGCCTGGGTTGGTCGGCGGCGGGGACGACGATCCTGTCCCGCGGATTTCGGTCCCCCGGGGCATTGGTGAACGCTCACCGACGTCCGGAGGTGCCGTACCCGGCCGGACCGGTCGGCGCGGTGTTGGGTGCGACGGCGATGATCGACGTCTCGGACGGACTGTTGGCCGACCTGGGGCACATCGCCGGACAGTCGGGGGTCGCCATAGATGTGGATCGATCGTCGGTGGAGATTCCGACGCAGATGCGGGACGCCGGCCAAGCCCTGGGCGTCGATCCCTACGAATGGGTGTTGACCGGGGGAGAGGACCACGCGCTCGTGGCGACGTTCCCACCAGATGTGTTGCTGGGCCCTGATTGGACGGTCATCGGGCGGGTCGACTCGGGCAGCGGGGTCACCGTCGACGGGCTGCCGTATCAGGGACAGCTCGGTTGGGACCACGGACGCGCGTAGGCGTCGACGCGGATGTGAAGACAGCGAAGCGCCGCCGGGCAACGGTTCCCGGCGGCGGAAGCTTCATCAGGTCCAGGGGCGGTGAGGCCCTCAGACGCGGGAGACCTTGCCTGCCTTCAGGCACGAGGTGCAGACCTTGACCCGCTTGAGGTTGTCGCCGGAGCCGGTAGCGGCGCGCACGCTCTGCAGGTTCGGGTTCCACCGACGGTTGGTCTTCTTCTTCGACCACGGAACGTTGTGGCCGAACCCTGGGCCCTTGCCACAGACGTCACATTTGCGGGACATTGCTCGCACTCCTGCTACTGCTCTTGCGGAACGTTGATCGGATTTCATCCCGCCGGTCGGCGGACAACCGGGCAAGTCTATCCGACGTGCTCAATGCCAGCCCACGACGGGTGGCGATGGTGTCGGCCGAATCGGCGATTGCCGGGTTGGTGCGGTGATCGTACTCTTCGATAGCGGCCCGGACACACGGCATCGGTTCTGCCGAGACCCGATGGACCGGTCGCGTACTTACCGCCTCCTCGAGAGTAACCACATGACCTACCCCCCTCACCAGCCGGGGCAGCCTGGCGATCCCTACTCGCCGCAACAACCACCGCCGGGTTATCCCGCACCCCCGGCGTGGGACGGTTCACAACCGGGAGCACCGATGTCCGGTGTACCGATGTCGGGTGCGCCGGCCCAGCCCGACCCCTATGCCGCACCGGATCCCTATGCCCAGCCCGATCCTTATGGGGCACCGATGAGCGCGCCCGGGGGCCAGCCGATGAGTCCCGGCGTCGCGTCGGCTCCGCCCTACGGCCAACCCATGGCGGGCGCGCCCGGGCAACCGGGGTATCCGCAGGATCCGTACGCCCAACAGCAGCAGTGGGCCGGGCCGGTGATTCCACCGACGCAGGGCGGCGGTTCGAAGGCCTGGATCTGGGGGGCGTTGGCCGGTGTTGTGGTCGTCGCCCTGATGGTGGGCGTGGTGCTGTATGTCACCGGCGGCGATGACGAGACGCCGGTCGCCGATTCCTCTGCGACGCCGTCAGAGGAAGTGGATCCGTCGACCGAACCCTCCGAGGAGGCGCCGGACACCGAGCTGGTCACCGACCCGGCGACGGGCTTGTCCTTCGCCCCGATGCCCGAGCCGTGGCGCGACTCGACCGCCAACTACGGCGTCATCGGGTTCTACGAGGTGACCGGGCAGGTCCTGGATGTGCTCACCTTCGAGGACGGGAGCGGCTGGATCGCCACGTTCGTCGTCGGTGAGATCAACCCCTCGCAGCTGGGGTCCAGCTCCATGACGACCGACGATGCCATCAACGCGTTGGCGGATTTGGTCGACGGCGCGCATTACAGCAAGCCGCCGGACTTCACCGAGCCACTCGACGGCCTCGAACGCAACGAGGTCGAGGTGAATCCGTTGACCGTCGGTTCCTACAGCGGATCGGCGATGTCCTACCACCTGTCGTGGGACGACGACTCCATCGAGGAGACCGGGGAGTCGATCGCGCTGGGCGTGTTGGACATGGGAGACGGCCGTACCGCAGGGTTCTTCCTCAGCCTGCCCGACTCGGTTCCCGACGAGCATCTCGACCAGATGTTGGAAGCGCTCGACTCGTTGACATTCGTTTAACGGATCGACGGCGGCCGAAGGCGTTCACCGCTGAACGTGGAATGATGAACGCCTGCACCGGGGATTCGTCGAGCTAGCCGTCGGCGGATCGTCGGCGTGAACACGTCCGGTCGCTTGCGGCGTTCGTGCGATCGACGCCGTACCCTACTACTAGGTACGTTTGCCTCGTCAACCGTTGGCCGGCTCTCTTGTGAAAGTTGAACGATGACCTACCCCCCGCAGCAACCGGAAGACGGCTGGAATCGCCAGCAGTACGGTCAATATCCGGCTGATCCGGGCCAGCCTTCGGATGGCCAGGCCTATCAGGACCAGCAGGCTTATGGCCAGCCGCAGTACGACCCGGCCACCGGCCAGCCGTATCCGCAGCAAGATCAGGGGCAGTATCAGGCCGATCCCGGTCAGTACCAATACGACCAGAGTCAGTACGCGCAGGAGCAGTACCCGCAAGAGCAGTACCCGCAGGCGCCGTACAACCACGAGGAACCCCCCACCGACCAGACGCAGTCTCTCGGGGAGGGCGCGGACCGCACGCAGGTCATCGGTCAGCAGCCTCGACCGGTCGACAACGGCGGCCAGCCGGTTCAGGAAGAGCCGGTCTCCTACGCCGATGACGAACCGGTGCAGCCCTTCGCGCCGGCCCACGACCCGGCGAACCCGTACCAACACCAGCAGCCGTATCCGCAGCAGCCGCCGCCACCGGAGCAGCCCTACCAGGCGCCGGTGTCGGTGAACCCGGCCTCGGGCCAGCCGTACCACCCGCCGGTTTCGGCCAGCCCCGCCTCGGGCCAGCCGTATCAGGCGCCGGTGTCGGCGAACCCGGCTTCGGGTCAGCCGTTCCAGCAGTACCAGCAGCCGTATCCGCAGCAACCGCCGATCTACCAGCCCAACCAGGCGCCTCCGGGGGTTCCGGAGTCACCGTTCGCGGCGCCGCAGGGGCAACCGCACCTGCCGGCTCCGATCAGTGCTCAGCCGTCCTCGGCGCAGCCATGGGGAGGCGGAGTCGTTCCGCAGTTCACCCCCAAGCGCAACAAGGGTGTCCCGAGTTGGGTGTACATTGTGGGCACTGTCGTCGTGGTGCTGGCGTTGGCCCTGGGCGCGGTGTTCTGGTTCGGGCTCCCCGGCGGCGAGCCGGGCACCGACCCGACGCCGCAGGCGACGGGTGACAGTCAGTCGCCCGAGCCGGAAATCGTCGGTGGTGGTGAACTGCTGACCGATGAGGAATCCGGGCTGGGATTCATCACGTTGCCGGAACCGTGGGCCAACACCGATGAGATCGAGCAGGACGGCAACGTACCCGGGTTCACCTCGTTCACGGGGCAGTATGTGGCACCGACTCAGGACAACGGCTACATCGGCCTGGTCGGTGTCGGAGGTGTGGACCCGGATGCGGTCGAATACCTGGGCACCGATTCACTGCGCACCGCTGCGGCGGAGCTCAGTGCAGTCACCGACGCCGCGACCTGGGAAGCCGAGGACGTGAAGGCCGGCGACGCCGTCTACGAGTATCTGCGCATCGACGGTCGCCGCGCCATCCTGATGAACTACCAGGTGTCGTTCACCGACGATTCTCCGCCGGAGACCGGTGCCGCCGTCTTCCTGGCCGTCGTCGACCTGGGCGACGGTAAGGCCGCGGCGTTCATCGCCCACGTTCCGGACACGTTGGCCGAGACCCATCTCGACATGGTCCGTGACACGGTCATGACCATGCAGTTCTGAGAAGCTGTCTTTGGTCCTCGTTCGTCGTGCAACAGAACAGCAGGTTTGAAGACAGCTTCTGACACGTCGGGTCTTCGACGTAGGTGGCGGGGGCGTGTCCGTTCAAGCGGACACGCCCCCGCCACGCCTGCGACCGCACCCGTGTCACACCCAGTCGTTAAGCTCACCAACTGTGCAGGAGGTTGACCGATCGGTGCCAGTCGCTGGTAAGCAGCTGACCGCACTGGACGTGGTGGCGGTGCGGTCGTGGTACCGCAACTCGTTGGCCGCCTTGAGCCGCCATCGCCGGATCGTCAATGAGCTCAACGTCTTCCCGGTGCCCGACGGGGATACCGGTACGAATCTGGCCACCACGATGGCCGCCGCCTGTGCCGAATGCGATCGGATCCCGGATGCCGACCTGGCGACGGTGACGGCCGGGGCCGCGCGCGGTGCGTTGCTGGCCGCACGTGGGAACTCCGGCGTGATCCTGGCGCAACTGCTGCAGGGGCTGGCCGACAGCTGGACCGGGGATGTCGTCGACGCCACCGCCCTCGCCGCCGGATTGACCAAGGCCGCCGAGGTCGCCGCCGAGGCCGTCGCCGAACCCGCCGAGGGAACCATCCTGACCGTCGCGACCCAGGCCGCCGACGCCGCAGCCCAGCGGGTTCGACCACGGGGCACCGAGAGATCGGGGGAGTTGGCCGAGATGGCGGTGGCGGTCGCCGAAGCCGCCGCGACCGCCGTGGCCGCGACGGTGGATCAACTGCCGGCGCTCAGCCGCGCCGGAGTCGTCGACGCGGGCGGGTTGGGGTTGGCGCTGATCCTCGCCGAGTTGGCCGGGGTCGTCACGGGTCACTCCGGCCAGGTCGCCGATCTGTTGCGCGACACCGATCGCCCGGGACGCGGTACCGCCGGCCGCCAGGTGATGCGCGAGTCGGGCTCACCGGAGTTCGGGTTCGAGGTCCAGTACCTGTTGAACACCGATGCCGACGCGATCGGTCGACTGCGGCCGGTGTTGTCGCAGCTGGGTGATTCGGTGGCGATCGTGGGGGCGGCCGCGGCGGAGTCGGACGCGACCCGAACCTGGAACGTCCATGTGCACACCAACGACGTCGGCGCCGCCGTCGAGGCCGGAATCGCGTTGGGGCGCCTGCATCGCCTGTCGGTGACTCGATTCGCCGACCACGCCCCCGAGCCGACCTCTCACCACGACGCCGACCGGGCGATCGTCGTGGTGACCGTCGATGCCGGTCTGGCCTCGATCATCACGGGGGAGGGCGCCCGGCCGCTCACCGGCACCGAATTGACTTCGGCTCGGATCGTTCGCGCGATTCGGGCGACCGGCGCCGAGGACGTCGTGATCCTGGCCGAACCGGTTCACCGGGCCGCCGCCGAGGCCGCCGCCCGTGATGCTCGGCGGGTCGGGTTCCGGGTGCTGCTGGTGCCCATTCAAGCGCCGGTACAGGCGTTGGCGGCGTTGGCGGTGCGTGATACCTCCCGCCGACTGGATCAGGATGCGATCGCGATGGCCGAGGCCGCCGGGTCTTGTCGGTTCGGTGAGGTCGTCATCGCCACCGATGAGGCGTTGACGACGGTCGGCAGATGTATGCCCGGTGACTGTCTGGCGATGGCCGACGGAGAGGTCGTCTTGATCGGTGGCGATCCGCTCGCCGTCGCCGGTGGACTGGTGGACCGGTTGTGCGGTGCGGGCACCGAACTGTTGACGCTGATCGCCGGGTCCCAGCTGTCGGAGTCGGTGCGGCGGGGTATCGACCGGCACCTGGCCGACGTCTGGCCGCTGGTGGAGCTTCAGTGGTTGGAGACCCGCCAAAACGATCATCTGTTGTGGATCGGAGCCGAATGATGGCTACATTGGATACCAAGCTTTCCTCGGTGGTCGGCGCCAAGACCGCCACCGCGCTGGCCGACAACCTGGAGATGGCCACCGTCGGGGATTTGTTGCACCACTACCCGTTCAGATACGCGCAGCGGGGTGACCGAGCCGACCTGAACGCCCTTCAAATTGGGGAGCACGCCACGGTGGTGGCTCGGGTCCGGACGGTCACCAACCGTCCGATGCGGAATCGCCGAGGCTCCATGTTGGATGTCACGGTGTCCGACGACGGCGGCAACACACTCAACCTGACCTTCTTCAACCAGCCCTGGCAAGCCCGCCACCTCAAGGCCGGTCGGTGGGGACTGTTCGCGGGGAAGGTCACCGAGTTTCGGGGGCGACGACAGCTCAACAGCCCGGACTTCCGCATGCTGGCCGACACCGACGAGGAGGAGACCAGCGAACTGATCGAGGAGTTCGCCGGGGCCATGATCCCGGTGTACCGGGCCACCGGCAAGGTCGCGACCTGGACGATCGCGCGTTGTGTCCGGGTGGCACTGGACGTACTGACCGATCCTTCGGACCCGTTGCCCGCCTCGCTGCGCACCGAACACTCCCTCATGGACTACGGTGCGGCGCTGCGGGCGATCCACCGCCCCGACTCCACCGAGACCCTGTACGCGGCCAAGAAACGCCTGAAGTGGCAGGAGGCTTTCCTGCTGCAGGTGACGCTGGTGCAACGCAAGACCCGAGCCGCCGCGGCGCCCGCCACACCGCGACCCGGGCGTACCGGCGGGATCCGTGATGCGTTCGACGCTCGACTGCCCTTCGAACTGACCGACGGCCAGCGTCGGGTCGGCGACGACATCGGCACCGATCTGGCCCACCCGCACCCCATGCACCGCCTGCTTCAGGGAGACGTGGGCAGTGGCAAGACCATGGTGTCGCTGCGCGCCATGCTTCAGGTCGTCGACTCCGGTGGCCAGGCGGCGATGCTCGCCCCGACCGAGGTCCTTGCCGCGCAACACTTTCACACGATTCGGGAACAACTGGGGGACCTGGCGCGCGCAGGTGAACTCGGCGCGCCGGAGACCGCCACCGGCGTGACCCTGGTGACCGGCTCGCTGGGGGCGGCCGCCCGGCGCGGCGCACTGGCAACCCTCGCCGACGGTAGTGCCGGAATCGTCATCGGCACCCACGCGCTGTTGTATGAGGGCGTCGACTTCGCCGACCTCGGTCTGGTCGTGATCGACGAACAGCACCGGTTCGGCGTCGAGCAGCGCGACGCCTTGCGGGCCAAGGCGGGCAAACCGCCACACGTCCTGGTCATGACCGCCACACCCATACCCCGGACCGTCGCGATGACCGTCTACGGGGACCTGGAGACCAGTCGACTCACCGAGCTGCCCGCCGGCCGCACTCCGATCAAGACCCACGTGGTGCCCGGCGGTGACGGACGCTGGATGAACCGAACCTGGCAACGCGTCCGCGAGGAGGTCGAAGCCGGTCACCAGGCTTATGTCGTGTGTCCACGTATCGGCGACGACGAGTCCGATAGCGCTCCCGCCGACGACCGACGGCCCCCGTTGGCGGTGTTGGAGGTCGCCGAAGGACTGTCCAACGGTCCGCTGGCGGGCCTGCGGATCGGGATCCTGCACGGCCGCATGACCGCGGACGCCAAAGAACAGGTCATGAACGAATACGCCGCCGCGAAACTGGACGTGTTGGTGGCCACCACCGTCATCGAAGTGGGCGTCAACGTTCCCAACGCCACCGTGATGATCATCATGGACGCCGACCGGTTCGGCGTGTCACAGCTGCACCAGCTGCGTGGCCGGGTCGGGCGCGGCACCGCCGCCGGTTTGTGCCTGCTGGTCAGCGAGGCCGAGGCTGAGTCACCCGCCGGTGAACGACTCGCCGCGGTGGCCTCCACGACCGACGGATTCCGGTTGGCGGAGCTGGATCTGGAACAGCGCCGTGAAGGCGACGTGCTCGGGGAGGCTCAGTCGGGGGCCCGTTCGCACGTGCGACTGTTGTCGTTGCTGCGCGACGCCGACCTCATCGGACAGGCTCGCGTGGCGGCCGAGGCCGTCGTCGGCGACGACCCCGACCTGACGGCCGAACCCCTGCTCGCGCAGGCGGTGGCCAACCTCATCGACGACGAACGCGCCGAATACCTGGAGAAGGGCTGACGAAGTTGACGATCCTGCATTTCTGTACCGAACCGCAGTGGCGGGCCGCCGCGGAATCCGGTTGGTATCGCCACGATTCCCTCGCCGCGGAGGGATTCATCCATTTCTCCGAGCCCCACCAGGTGCACCTGCCCGCCGATTATCTGATGCGCGGACGAACCGACCTCGTGCTGTTGGAGGTCGACGAGAATCGTGTCGGCGCCGAGATCAGGTACGAACCGGGCGACCCGACCGACCCGGACTCCATGCGGTTTCCGCATCTGTACGGCCCCCTGGAGACCTCGGCGGTCGTCGCGGTTCACCCGTTTCCGCCCGGTGCGGACGGCCGCTTCACCCTCCCGGAGGGGATCGCCCGGTGACTCGGATCATCGCCGGAGAACACGGCGGTCGTCGATTGGCCACCCCGACCGGTGACCGCACCCGTCCCACCTCGGATCGAGTCAGGGAGGCGCTGTTCGGGGCGTTGACCGCCCGCGGTGAACTCACCGACCTGGCGGTCCTGGACCTGTACGCCGGGTCCGGAGCGATCGGCCTGGAGGCGGTCTCGCGAGGAGCCGGCGTCGCGTTGTTGATCGAGTCACACCCGGCGACGGCCCGGGTCATCAAGCGCAACATAGCCACATTGCGGGTCGAGGATCGTGCGGAGGTAAAGGCGGCGTCCCTGCCCCAGGCATTGAATCGCCCGGCACCCCGCCGGTTCGACGTCGTCTACATCGATCCGCCCTATGACCTGCCGCAGCGTGACTTGACCGAGGTCTTGGCCGCGTTGACGACCGGCGACTGGCTGGCCGAGGACGCCGACGTGATCGTGGAACGCTCCAGCCGAAGCGACGAACCGGACTGGCCGGACGGACTCGCCACGGTACGCAGTCGTCGTTACGGGGAATCGACCCTTTGGTACGGTCGCGCGTTGTGGACCTGACACAACGCCCCCAAACGCCCGCGGTCAACCAGCCCGCCTCTCGACGAGCCCTGTGCCCCGGTTCGTTCGACCCGGTCACCTACGGCCACTTGGACATCATCAACCGGGCGGCGCAACTGTATGACGAGCTGTTCGTCGCCGTGTTCATCAACCCCTCCAAGCGGGGGCTTTTCACCCTCGACGAACGCATGGAGATGCTCACCGAGGTCACCGGACATCTGCCCAATGTCTCGATCACCTCGTTTCAAGGCCTGACGGTCGACTTCTGTCGCACCAACGACGTCGGCATCATCGTCAAAGGCATCCGGGCGGTCTCCGACTTCGACTACGAACAACAGATGGCCCAGATGAACTACGGACTGGCCGGCGTGGAAACCCTGTTCATGCCAACGAATCCGCTGTACTCGTTCGTGTCGTCGAGTCTGATCAAGGACGTCGCCAAGTGGGGCGGCGACGTTGACGGCCAGGTTCCGGCACCCGTCGCGGCCAGGCTAGTCGCCCGGTTGCGTGACGCATAGCGCAGAATATTGAGGTGGGACGTTCGAAGTCGCACGCGGATGAATGGAGTTTCGGGTGGGGCCATTGGATCGGATCGAAGACATCGTGGGGTATGTGGAGGCCGCCAAGGCCATCCCCATGTCACGCGGCTGCAAGGTCGATCGCGGCGAGATGATCGCGATGCTGGAGGAGCTGCGCGCCGAACTGCCGGGTGAACTGCGCCGGGCCGACGCGATGCTCGCCGAGCGCGACAAGATCATCGACGCGGGACAACGCGAATCGGAGCGGATCATCGCTGACGCCGAAGCCGAGCATGCCCGGCTCGTTTCGTCGCATGAGGTGACCGTATCCGCTGAACATGAGGGAAACCGTATCGTCGCCGAGGCACGTGCCGAGGCGCAACGGCTGCGTGAAGAGGTCGACGAGTACGTCGACACGACACTGGCGAACTTCGAGCAGTTCCTGCAGCGGGCGT
Proteins encoded:
- the coaD gene encoding pantetheine-phosphate adenylyltransferase, which codes for MTQRPQTPAVNQPASRRALCPGSFDPVTYGHLDIINRAAQLYDELFVAVFINPSKRGLFTLDERMEMLTEVTGHLPNVSITSFQGLTVDFCRTNDVGIIVKGIRAVSDFDYEQQMAQMNYGLAGVETLFMPTNPLYSFVSSSLIKDVAKWGGDVDGQVPAPVAARLVARLRDA
- a CDS encoding DAK2 domain-containing protein yields the protein MPVAGKQLTALDVVAVRSWYRNSLAALSRHRRIVNELNVFPVPDGDTGTNLATTMAAACAECDRIPDADLATVTAGAARGALLAARGNSGVILAQLLQGLADSWTGDVVDATALAAGLTKAAEVAAEAVAEPAEGTILTVATQAADAAAQRVRPRGTERSGELAEMAVAVAEAAATAVAATVDQLPALSRAGVVDAGGLGLALILAELAGVVTGHSGQVADLLRDTDRPGRGTAGRQVMRESGSPEFGFEVQYLLNTDADAIGRLRPVLSQLGDSVAIVGAAAAESDATRTWNVHVHTNDVGAAVEAGIALGRLHRLSVTRFADHAPEPTSHHDADRAIVVVTVDAGLASIITGEGARPLTGTELTSARIVRAIRATGAEDVVILAEPVHRAAAEAAARDARRVGFRVLLVPIQAPVQALAALAVRDTSRRLDQDAIAMAEAAGSCRFGEVVIATDEALTTVGRCMPGDCLAMADGEVVLIGGDPLAVAGGLVDRLCGAGTELLTLIAGSQLSESVRRGIDRHLADVWPLVELQWLETRQNDHLLWIGAE
- the rpmB gene encoding 50S ribosomal protein L28, translating into MSRKCDVCGKGPGFGHNVPWSKKKTNRRWNPNLQSVRAATGSGDNLKRVKVCTSCLKAGKVSRV
- the recG gene encoding ATP-dependent DNA helicase RecG → MATLDTKLSSVVGAKTATALADNLEMATVGDLLHHYPFRYAQRGDRADLNALQIGEHATVVARVRTVTNRPMRNRRGSMLDVTVSDDGGNTLNLTFFNQPWQARHLKAGRWGLFAGKVTEFRGRRQLNSPDFRMLADTDEEETSELIEEFAGAMIPVYRATGKVATWTIARCVRVALDVLTDPSDPLPASLRTEHSLMDYGAALRAIHRPDSTETLYAAKKRLKWQEAFLLQVTLVQRKTRAAAAPATPRPGRTGGIRDAFDARLPFELTDGQRRVGDDIGTDLAHPHPMHRLLQGDVGSGKTMVSLRAMLQVVDSGGQAAMLAPTEVLAAQHFHTIREQLGDLARAGELGAPETATGVTLVTGSLGAAARRGALATLADGSAGIVIGTHALLYEGVDFADLGLVVIDEQHRFGVEQRDALRAKAGKPPHVLVMTATPIPRTVAMTVYGDLETSRLTELPAGRTPIKTHVVPGGDGRWMNRTWQRVREEVEAGHQAYVVCPRIGDDESDSAPADDRRPPLAVLEVAEGLSNGPLAGLRIGILHGRMTADAKEQVMNEYAAAKLDVLVATTVIEVGVNVPNATVMIIMDADRFGVSQLHQLRGRVGRGTAAGLCLLVSEAEAESPAGERLAAVASTTDGFRLAELDLEQRREGDVLGEAQSGARSHVRLLSLLRDADLIGQARVAAEAVVGDDPDLTAEPLLAQAVANLIDDERAEYLEKG
- a CDS encoding thiamine-phosphate kinase, with the translated sequence MESEESALAQAGEFGFIARLTERLDQGAGVRLGPGDDAAVVAAPDRNVVASTDMLVEGRHFRRDWSTGLDVGHKAAAANLADIAAMGGKGTALLVGLCVPDDMPMGWAEDLADGLTAEAARVGASVVGGDTVAGPVLTVAVTALGDLQGREAVTRAGAKPGDVLAVAGRLGWSAAGTTILSRGFRSPGALVNAHRRPEVPYPAGPVGAVLGATAMIDVSDGLLADLGHIAGQSGVAIDVDRSSVEIPTQMRDAGQALGVDPYEWVLTGGEDHALVATFPPDVLLGPDWTVIGRVDSGSGVTVDGLPYQGQLGWDHGRA
- a CDS encoding DUF952 domain-containing protein is translated as MTILHFCTEPQWRAAAESGWYRHDSLAAEGFIHFSEPHQVHLPADYLMRGRTDLVLLEVDENRVGAEIRYEPGDPTDPDSMRFPHLYGPLETSAVVAVHPFPPGADGRFTLPEGIAR
- the rsmD gene encoding 16S rRNA (guanine(966)-N(2))-methyltransferase RsmD, translated to MTRIIAGEHGGRRLATPTGDRTRPTSDRVREALFGALTARGELTDLAVLDLYAGSGAIGLEAVSRGAGVALLIESHPATARVIKRNIATLRVEDRAEVKAASLPQALNRPAPRRFDVVYIDPPYDLPQRDLTEVLAALTTGDWLAEDADVIVERSSRSDEPDWPDGLATVRSRRYGESTLWYGRALWT
- a CDS encoding Lrp/AsnC ligand binding domain-containing protein, yielding MVQAYILIQTEVGRARDVALAIKQLDGVVHVDSVTGPYDVVVLTQANTVDELGKLVVSKVQQVSGITRTLTCSVVHL